From a region of the Phaseolus vulgaris cultivar G19833 chromosome 6, P. vulgaris v2.0, whole genome shotgun sequence genome:
- the LOC137832393 gene encoding pyruvate dehydrogenase E1 component subunit beta-3, chloroplastic-like, which yields MATLFNPPLTAFSASNKLHFPSPISARKGEFFVVRSDARMNHLLSRGAQKSRTQKLLTNAVATKADSSTSSQTGHELLLFEALREGLEEEMERDPRVCVMGEDVGHYGGSYKVTKGLAPKFGDLRVLDTPIAENAFTGMGIGAAMTGLRPIVEGMNMGFLLLAFNQISNNCGMLHYTSGGQFKIPIVIRGPGGVGRQLGAEHSQRLESYFQSIPGIQMVACSTPYNAKGLMKAAIRSENPVILFEHVLLYNLKERIPDEEYVLSLEEAEMVRPGEHVTILTYSRMRYHVMQAAKTLVNKGYDPEVIDIRSLKPFDLYTIGNSVKKTHRVLIVEECMRTGGIGASLTASITENFNDYLDAPIICLSSQDVPTPYAGTLEEWTVVQPAQIVAAVEQLCQ from the exons ATGGCCACCCTTTTCAACCCTCCTCTCACCGCATTTTCCGCCTCCAACAAACTCCACTTTCCATCACCCATCTCAG CGAGGAAAGGAGAGTTTTTTGTTGTCAGATCTGATGCGCGGATGAACCACCTCCTCTCAAGAGGAGCTCAGAAGTCTCGGACTCAGAAGCTGCTTACTAATGCAGTTGCC ACTAAGGCAGATAGTTCTACATCATCACAAACCGG GCATGAACTTCTCCTCTTTGAGGCCCTACGAGAAGGtttggaagaagaaatggaGAGGGATCCTCGTGTATGTGTCATGGGTGAGGATGTGGGTCATTATGGTGGATCTTACAAAGTGACCAAGGGCCTAGCACCTAAGTTTGGGGACCTCAGGGTTTTGGACACCCCTATTGCTGAGAATGCCTTCACAGGCATGGGCATTGGAGCTGCCATGACTGGTCTGAGGCCAATTGTTGAGGGCATGAACATGGGTTTTCTACTTCTGGCATTCAACCAGATCTCCAACAACTGTGGCATGCTCCATTACACGTCTGGAGGCCAGTTTAAAATACCAATTGTTATCCGTGGACCTGGTGGAGTTGGGCGGCAACTAGGGGCTGAGCACTCACAGCGACTTGAGTCATATTTTCAGTCAATCCCTGGAATCCAGATGGTTGCCTGCTCAACTCCTTACAATGCCAAGGGCTTGATGAAAGCTGCTATCCGAAGTGAGAACCCTGTGATCCTTTTTGAGCATGTGTTGCTTTATAACCTCAAGGAGAGAATTCCTGATGAGGAGTATGTATTATCACTTGAAGAAGCTGAGATGGTTAGGCCTGGGGAGCATGTCACAATTTTAACCTATTCCAGAATGAGGTATCATGTCATGCAAGCTGCCAAGACATTGGTGAACAAAGGGTATGATCCTGAAGTAATTGACATAAGATCTTTGAAACCATTTGACCTTTACACAATTGGAAATTCAGTGAAGAAAACTCATCGCGTGTTAATTGTTGAAGAGTGTATGCGGACAGGTGGAATTGGTGCTAGCCTGACAGCTTCTATTACTGAAAATTTCAATGATTATTTGGATGCTCCTATTATATGTTTATCCTCTCAGGATGTGCCAACGCCATATGCAGGAACATTGGAGGAATGGACTGTGGTTCAACCTGCTCAGATTGTCGCAGCAGTCGAGCAGCTCTGCCAGTAA
- the LOC137832384 gene encoding uncharacterized protein isoform X1, with translation MEIFYLLYSILSTFLTSLILSLILPFKALLRRRESARAASSFSRDEVDSVSLYEGTVWHQRRHPIKHSFQYRVRYAFIDLDCASHAPRDHLSPDEARQITDTNGPILLLTIPPSVGYEQNPLSVYYCYAVEGSTKRLKKCIAEVTNTPWGERVTFVFDPHSDLVAKALHVSPFMDMLGSWNIKASDPGENLTISISVHHPEHGNYFTATLKAKKLSSSPELDHAIFFWLMPHKVAVWIYWHAIKLWWKNVRVVQHPRYNIPAYREEALTRDKRLQCCGFSDDNRHLQQRESDQSCLDEVPSKNRWFRWRDAKWPWS, from the exons ATGgaaatattttatcttcttTACTCTATCCTGTCCACATTCCTCACCTCTCTTATTCTATCCCTTATCCTTCCCTTTAAGGCGCTACTCCGGCGGCGGGAATCCGCACGCGCCGCTTCTTCCTTCTCCAGAGATGAAGTCGATTCTGTTTCTCTATACGAAGGCACAGTGTGGCACCAACGTCGTCACCCCATAAAACATTCCTTCCAATATCGGGTTCGCTACGCATTCATTGACCTTGACTGTGCATCTCATGCGCCTCGCGACCATCTTTCTCCCGACGAAGCTCGCCAAATTACCGATACCAATGGCCCCAT TTTGCTATTGACAATTCCCCCTAGTGTGGGTTATGAGCAGAATCCTTTGAGTGTGTATTATTGCTACGCTGTTGAAGGCTCTACTAAACGGTTGAAGAAGTGCATTGCTGAG GTTACAAATACACCATGGGGTGAAAGAGTAACCTTTGTTTTCGATCCACACTCTGATCTAGTGGCAAAGGCTTTGCATGTCAGTCCTTTTATG GATATGCTTGGAAGTTGGAATATCAAAGCAAGTGATCCTGGCGAGAATCTTACAATATCAATTTCAGTTCATCATCCCGAGCATGGAAACTATTTTACTGCCACTCTGAAAGCCAAAAAGCTGAGCTCATCCCCAGAGTTAGATCATGCAATTTTCTTTTGGTTGATGCCTCATAAAGTTGCCGTTTGGATATATTGGCAT GCTATAAAACTGTGGTGGAAAAATGTGCGTGTTGTCCAACACCCTAGATATAACATTCCAGCATACAGGGAGGAAGCGTTGACACGGGATAAAAGACTGCAGTGTTGTGGATTTAGTGATGATAATAGGCATCTGCAGCAAAGAGAAAGCGACCAAAGTTGCTTGGATGAAGTTCCTTCCAAAAACCGGTGGTTTAGATGGAGAGATGCTAAGTGGCCATGGTCATAG
- the LOC137832384 gene encoding uncharacterized protein isoform X2: protein MEIFYLLYSILSTFLTSLILSLILPFKALLRRRESARAASSFSRDEVDSVSLYEGTVWHQRRHPIKHSFQYRVRYAFIDLDCASHAPRDHLSPDEARQITDTNGPILLLTIPPSVGYEQNPLSVYYCYAVEGSTKRLKKCIAEDMLGSWNIKASDPGENLTISISVHHPEHGNYFTATLKAKKLSSSPELDHAIFFWLMPHKVAVWIYWHAIKLWWKNVRVVQHPRYNIPAYREEALTRDKRLQCCGFSDDNRHLQQRESDQSCLDEVPSKNRWFRWRDAKWPWS from the exons ATGgaaatattttatcttcttTACTCTATCCTGTCCACATTCCTCACCTCTCTTATTCTATCCCTTATCCTTCCCTTTAAGGCGCTACTCCGGCGGCGGGAATCCGCACGCGCCGCTTCTTCCTTCTCCAGAGATGAAGTCGATTCTGTTTCTCTATACGAAGGCACAGTGTGGCACCAACGTCGTCACCCCATAAAACATTCCTTCCAATATCGGGTTCGCTACGCATTCATTGACCTTGACTGTGCATCTCATGCGCCTCGCGACCATCTTTCTCCCGACGAAGCTCGCCAAATTACCGATACCAATGGCCCCAT TTTGCTATTGACAATTCCCCCTAGTGTGGGTTATGAGCAGAATCCTTTGAGTGTGTATTATTGCTACGCTGTTGAAGGCTCTACTAAACGGTTGAAGAAGTGCATTGCTGAG GATATGCTTGGAAGTTGGAATATCAAAGCAAGTGATCCTGGCGAGAATCTTACAATATCAATTTCAGTTCATCATCCCGAGCATGGAAACTATTTTACTGCCACTCTGAAAGCCAAAAAGCTGAGCTCATCCCCAGAGTTAGATCATGCAATTTTCTTTTGGTTGATGCCTCATAAAGTTGCCGTTTGGATATATTGGCAT GCTATAAAACTGTGGTGGAAAAATGTGCGTGTTGTCCAACACCCTAGATATAACATTCCAGCATACAGGGAGGAAGCGTTGACACGGGATAAAAGACTGCAGTGTTGTGGATTTAGTGATGATAATAGGCATCTGCAGCAAAGAGAAAGCGACCAAAGTTGCTTGGATGAAGTTCCTTCCAAAAACCGGTGGTTTAGATGGAGAGATGCTAAGTGGCCATGGTCATAG
- the LOC137832387 gene encoding protein TIFY 5A, with translation MRRNCNLELALFPPSDSGPLHHHRVQEGTQISPFHHHHRQEHQQPLTIFYDGKICVADVTELQAKSILMLANGKLEERDRSEGCSATVMQSPHQLYSPGTSLSMRKSLQRFLIKRKNRVQEALPYHH, from the exons ATGAGGAGAAACTGCAACTTGGAACTTGCCCTTTTCCCTCCCTCCGATTCTGGCCCTCTCCACCACCACAG ggTCCAAGAAGGTACTCAGATCAGTCCATTCCATCACCACCACCGCCAGGAACACCAACAACCACTCACAATTTTCTACGATGGCAAGATTTGTGTTGCGGATGTCACAGAGCTTCAG GCGAAATCTATTTTGATGCTTGCAAatggaaaattagaagaaagAGATCGATCAGAGGGATGTTCAGCAACAGTTATGCAATCTCCTCACCAATTGTACAGTCCTGGCACTTCCCTTTCCATGAGAAAATCGTTGCAACGCTTCCTTATCAAGAGAAAGAATCGGGTCCAAGAAGCATTGCCGTACCATCACTAG
- the LOC137832385 gene encoding receptor like protein 29 — translation MLRVPFTFFPFAINTIQETSYTQSASKPSNFATSFFVFVNLHIFSQMASLSLLLVVFLLFACGMVGMRSNVHGEEMVMEEELLGLFEVMDGLVDDPDWAQAHPQPCTDTPWPGVECEVSNDPPFFHITKIHIGPDILSPPCKSSAYLSKSLLKLTYLKTLSIFNCFVASPVNLSSTLFGPFSTLEHLALQSNPALSGEIPPSLGGVTSLRVLSLSQNSFQGNIPRQIGGLVSLEQLDLSYNNLSGQIPMEIGDLKSIAILDLTCNELEGNLPSSLGQLQALQKMDLSSNRLTGKIPPDLGTLKRLVLLDLSHNFICGPIPETLSNLKLLEYFLIDDNPIKSEIPHFLGDLFKLKSVSFSGCGLIGSIPNSLSSLKNLTALSLDNNSLSGPVPPNLGLLPNLDQLNISQNMLDGVIELPDEFIRKLGKRLDVRGNTELCINDQPKKKNLSSYLEIPSCVNTKPRNGKSFAEGPPEDPAGIKPSFYQSNISSSSSWLDVQVMFVSLVLYFILISFLNLFL, via the coding sequence ATGCTTAGAGTCCCCTTTACATTCTTCCCCTTTGCCATCAACACTATTCAAGAAACCTCTTATACACAAAGTGCCTCCAAACCATCAAACTTTGCAACTTCATTTTTTGTGTTTGTTAACCTTCACATATTCTCTCAAATggcctctctctctcttctccttGTTGTGTTCCTTTTGTTTGCTTGTGGAATGGTTGGAATGAGAAGCAATGTACATGGGGAAGAAATGGTAATGGAAGAGGAGTTGTTGGGGTTGTTTGAAGTGATGGATGGTCTTGTAGATGACCCTGACTGGGCCCAAGCACACCCTCAACCATGTACTGACACCCCATGGCCTGGAGTTGAGTGTGAAGTTAGCAATGACCCACCATTTTTTCATATTACCAAGATCCACATTGGTCCTGATATACTCTCCCCACCTTGCAAGTCTTCTGCTTACCTTTCCAAGTCCTTGCTCAAACTTACTTATttgaaaacactttcaatttttaACTGTTTTGTTGCTTCACCTGTCAATCTATCCTCAACTCTCTTTGGTCCCTTCTCCACCTTAGAACACCTGGCTTTGCAGTCTAATCCAGCACTTTCTGGAGAAATTCCTCCAAGTTTGGGTGGTGTTACTAGTCTTAGAGTCTTGAGCCTGTCTCAGAATAGCTTCCAGGGAAACATTCCAAGACAGATTGGTGGTTTGGTGAGTTTGGAGCAACTTGACCTGAGTTATAATAACTTAAGTGGTCAAATCCCCATGGAAATTGGAGATTTGAAAAGTATTGCCATTTTAGACCTCACTTGCAATGAACTTGAAGGGAACCTTCCTAGCTCACTTGGACAACTTCAAGCTCTCCAGAAGATGGATTTGAGCTCAAACAGGCTTACAGGAAAAATACCTCCTGATTTAGGAACCCTCAAGAGGTTAGTCTTGCTTGATCTCAGTCACAATTTTATTTGTGGTCCGATTCCTGAAACCTTGTCAAACTTAAAGCTTTTAGAATATTTTCTCATTGATGACAACCCCATCAAATCAGAGATACCCCACTTCTTGGGGGACCTTTTCAAGCTGAAGTCAGTGAGCTTCTCAGGGTGTGGGTTGATCGGCTCCATACCTAATTCCTTGTCATCTCTGAAGAACCTTACAGCTCTCTCCCTTGATAACAACAGTCTCAGTGGCCCGGTTCCTCCAAATCTTGGTTTGCTCCCTAACTTAGATCAACTGAACATCAGCCAGAACATGCTGGATGGAGTTATTGAGCTCCCAGATGAGTTCATTAGAAAACTTGGTAAAAGGTTGGATGTAAGAGGAAACACTGAACTTTGTATCAATGATCAGCCAAAGAAGAAGAACCTGTCTTCCTATTTGGAAATCCCCTCTTGTGTAAATACCAAGCCAAGAAATGGCAAATCTTTTGCTGAAGGACCACCAGAAGATCCAGCAGGTATCAAGCCATCATTCTACCAAAGCAACATAAGTTCAAGTTCATCATGGCTGGATGTACAAGTCATGTTTGTTTCCttggttttatattttatccttataagTTTCCTGAATTTGTTTTTGTGA
- the LOC137832386 gene encoding uncharacterized protein has product MAKPLYLEEDYKPKLHTPKSLSFFASLFSLFIYICVFYTFNLSPYSLLNNNIFWFFMSNTLILIIAADYGAFSSSNKKQDLYQEYVRHSQARNYASSYVPKYDEQVHKQEINVLLKQCINPKQEQGCKVLEEKKETVSDQNIPERVLEIVAINQPKKPSEFSKRPALHLHDGNGKIAEKATPARIYQRSKSDRSNRVKHVVVNEKRVEVVQRSETVKVKANVEEENEFSKMSNEELNRRIEEFIHKFKSQAIN; this is encoded by the coding sequence ATGGCCAAACCACTATATCTAGAGGAAGACTACAAACCAAAACTTCATACCCCTAAAAGTCTATCTTTCTTTGCCTCTCTGTTCTCTCTTTTCATCTACATATGTGTCTTTTATACCTTCAACCTATCTCCCTATTCTCTCCTCAACAACAACATCTTTTGGTTTTTCATGTCCAACACCCTCATTCTCATCATTGCTGCTGACTATGGAGCATTCTCTTCATCCAACAAAAAACAAGATCTCTACCAAGAGTATGTGCGACATAGTCAAGCAAGAAACTATGCCTCCTCATACGTACCCAAATATGATGAACAAGTTCATAAACAAGAGATTAATGTATTGCTTAAACAATGCATTAATCCCAAACAAGAGCAAGGGTGTAAGGTGTTAGAGGAGAAGAAAGAAACTGTCTCTGATCAAAATATCCCAGAACGTGTACTTGAAATTGTGGCAATAAACCAGCCTAAGAAACCTAGTGAGTTCTCCAAAAGGCCAGCACTTCATTTGCATGATGGTAATGGAAAGATTGCGGAGAAAGCAACTCCTGCAAGAATTTACCAGCGAAGTAAATCTGATAGATCCAATAGAGTGAAACATGTAGTAGTGAATGAGAAGAGAGTGGAGGTGGTGCAAAGATCAGAGACTGTGAAGGTAAAAGCAAAcgttgaagaagaaaatgagtTTTCTAAGATGTCAAATGAGGAGCTTAATAGGAGGATAGAGGAgtttattcataaatttaaatctCAGGCAATTAACTAG